A single region of the Lotus japonicus ecotype B-129 chromosome 4, LjGifu_v1.2 genome encodes:
- the LOC130714095 gene encoding uncharacterized protein LOC130714095: protein MGRFHVMQNYLAIFLALVACNYLPLTHGRQIKSLNHPSPLSTGTVAVNINVPTPSSERRKIESPMKPNYDVASFGDSGAGDTHAFRPTTPGNSPGVGHKKFAQDQEDNSMKAMVGVQSTDGFKPTNPGHSPGVGHGYQTKIGHLN, encoded by the coding sequence ATGGGTAGATTTCATGTTATGCAAAATTACTTAGCTATTTTTCTAGCACTAGTTGCCTGCAACTATTTACCTCTAACTCATGGCCGCCAAATTAAGTCATTGAACCACCCTTCACCCCTAAGCACAGGCACAGTAGCGGTGAATATTAATGTTCCCACTCCATCATCAGAGAGGAGGAAAATTGAGTCACCCATGAAACCAAACTATGATGTAGCTAGTTTTGGAGATTCAGGTGCAGGCGACACACATGCTTTCCGACCTACAACACCAGGCAATAGTCCTGGTGTTGGTCACAAAAAGTTTGCACAAGATCAAGAAGATAACAGCATGAAAGCAATGGTTGGAGTTCAGAGCACAGATGGTTTCAAACCTACAAACCCAGGTCACAGCCCTGGTGTGGGCCATGGTTACCAAACTAAAATTGGACACCTAAATTAG